A genomic stretch from Arachis stenosperma cultivar V10309 chromosome 3, arast.V10309.gnm1.PFL2, whole genome shotgun sequence includes:
- the LOC130970703 gene encoding uncharacterized protein LOC130970703 isoform X1: MESSLTLATESFSYSWLSSSTCKSTTTTPLDPNCHNFNFDISFLTNPSPNSSSCVVAYADELFSAGTIKPLFVLHPNNNTKLVDSLDKTINKPTSSSSSNSRDLRSPIHHHNHDELFTRWKASTRRTFKNISRRIGLLSRKVVCSGKIVSVIDDDIDIDNHNNKNKESQVKRSSITVHPVIGAFHDSHLENSIHEAVLHCKRSKIEEKKNWTSFNLLETCQAEGFIHDILS, translated from the exons ATGGAATCTTCATTGACTCTAGCCACTGAGAGCTTCTCATATAGTTGGTTATCATCATCAACCTGCAAATCTACTACTACAACACCATTAGACCCAAATTGCCACAACTTCAACTTTGATATCTCTTTTTTAACTAATCCATCACctaattcttcttcttgtgTTGTTGCTTATGCTGATGAACTCTTCTCTGCTGGTACCATCAAACCTCTGTTTGTTCTTCACCCTAATAATAACACCAAACTAGTAGATTCCTTGGACAAAACCATTAATAAGCCTACTAGTTCTTCATCTTCCAATTCAAGAGATCTTAGGTCTCCAATTCATCATCATAATCATGATGAATTGTTCACAAGGTGGAAGGCATCAACAAGGAGAACATTCAAGAACATTTCGAGGCGTATCGGCCTGTTAAGCCGGAAAGTTGTGTGTTCTGGGAAAATTGTTAGTGTTattgatgatgatattgataTTGATAATCACAATAACAAGAACAAAGAAAGCCAAGTTAAAAGATCATCAATTACAGTTCATCCTGTTATTGGTGCTTTCCATGATTCTCATCTTGAGAATTCAATTCATGAAGCTGTTCTTCATTGCAAAAGATCA AAAattgaagagaagaaaaattggACAAGCTTTAATTTGCTAGAGACATGCCAAGCTGAGGGATTTATACATGATATATTAAGTTAA
- the LOC130970703 gene encoding uncharacterized protein LOC130970703 isoform X2, whose product MESSLTLATESFSYSWLSSSTCKSTTTTPLDPNCHNFNFDISFLTNPSPNSSSCVVAYADELFSAGTIKPLFVLHPNNNTKLVDSLDKTINKPTSSSSSNSRDLRSPIHHHNHDELFTRWKASTRRTFKNISRRIGLLSRKVVCSGKIVSVIDDDIDIDNHNNKNKESQVKRSSITVHPVIGAFHDSHLENSIHEAVLHCKRSVEN is encoded by the exons ATGGAATCTTCATTGACTCTAGCCACTGAGAGCTTCTCATATAGTTGGTTATCATCATCAACCTGCAAATCTACTACTACAACACCATTAGACCCAAATTGCCACAACTTCAACTTTGATATCTCTTTTTTAACTAATCCATCACctaattcttcttcttgtgTTGTTGCTTATGCTGATGAACTCTTCTCTGCTGGTACCATCAAACCTCTGTTTGTTCTTCACCCTAATAATAACACCAAACTAGTAGATTCCTTGGACAAAACCATTAATAAGCCTACTAGTTCTTCATCTTCCAATTCAAGAGATCTTAGGTCTCCAATTCATCATCATAATCATGATGAATTGTTCACAAGGTGGAAGGCATCAACAAGGAGAACATTCAAGAACATTTCGAGGCGTATCGGCCTGTTAAGCCGGAAAGTTGTGTGTTCTGGGAAAATTGTTAGTGTTattgatgatgatattgataTTGATAATCACAATAACAAGAACAAAGAAAGCCAAGTTAAAAGATCATCAATTACAGTTCATCCTGTTATTGGTGCTTTCCATGATTCTCATCTTGAGAATTCAATTCATGAAGCTGTTCTTCATTGCAAAAGATCAGTAG AAAattga